Part of the Rhodopirellula islandica genome is shown below.
GTTCATGCAAGCGGCATCGAGGTATCAGACGGTTGACGGCAACAGCGGAAAGGTTCGCATATCAATTCTCCACTGGATCTCTTAATCGGGAAACGTTTACCAGAAACAAGCCGTTGTTCAAGAGATCGATGCGGACGCACCATGTTACCGAGCTCGCGGCAAGATTTCGTTCTCCTTCGACAAAAAAAGCATGCCCGGATGCGACAAGGGAAGACGATCGATCGGCAGGGTGGACAACGCGTCTTTCGCGAACAACTTCCCACTCGAACCGCCAGACACACTTTGAAAGAGCCGTTGAGCTGCACATTCCATGGGTGCGCTCCCCAACCCCTGCTCGTTTCCCACGAGGAAACTTGCGAGTCACGCCGGACAACGTCGCCGCCGAGAGCCCAGCGATCGTCTCCGCGGTCGGGATCGATCATGAAGTTTCATGCCAGGCCGCTGCCCAGCCACTCAAGCAGGTCGGCAGGAATGATCAAGCACAACCATGTGAGCCGTTTGGGCGTTAGCCCCGGTTGTGCGTGAAAACCGTGGCTAACGCCAACGGCTCACATACCCGATAACACCTGCGGACCTGCTTAGAGGCTGGTGCTGCTCTTGAGGACAGGCACGAGCAATGCCATCACGACACCGAGAACCAGAATTGCCATCACCAGCAACATGATCGGCTCGAGCAATCGCACGAACAAGTCCAGACGCCGGAACGTTCGCTTTTCCAGGGAGTCTGCGATTTCAGGCAGCACTCGGTCCAACGAGTTGCTCTCTTCACCCACGCTGATCATCTCCACCACCGAAATCGGAAAGTATCCCGACTGGCGGAGTGGTTTCGCGAGGCTTTCACCGCTGCGAATGTTTTCACTGGCGTCCGCGATCGATCGACTGAGCAAGCGATTGCCGGTTGCGGTCCGACTGATATCCAACGATTTCAGAATCGGCACGCCGTTGGCCAGCAAGGTTCCCAACACCCGGCAGAACCGAGCGACGGAAAGATTCATGAGAATGTCACCCAGGACGGGGACCTTCAGTTTGATCTTGTCAAACAAGTCTTGCCCGCGATCGGTCTGCAGTTGCTGGCGAATAAAGATGATCAATCCCACTGCCACCACAATCAGGATCCATCCGTATCCCTGGAGGAAGTTGCTGAAGCCCAGCAAGGCCTCTGTCATGGCAGGCATCTCGCCCTTTTGCCGCAATCGATCAAACAGCATGTCGAACTTGGGCACGAAGAAAACCAGCAAGGCCGAGATCACAACACTTCCGATCGTGAACAAGAACACAGGGTACGCCATCGCGCTGACCGTGCGTCCCTTGAGGTCTTCTTGCAGTTCGGTGAAAACGCCAACGCGGTCCAAGGCGTCTTCTAGAAAACCACCTTCGGTCCCGGCACGCACCATGTTGACGGCCATGTCGCTGAACACGCCGGGATAGCGAGCCATGGTGTCACCGATGGGTTCGCCGTCCTCGACCCGACCTCGAATTTCGGCCAAGACTTCCCCGAGGACCGGCGTGCTGGATTGCTCACCAAGAATCGTGAGCGACCGAATCATTGGCACGCCACTTCGCAGCAACGACGCCATTTGGCCGTAGAAGGTGGCCATGATTTGACCTTTGACCTTCTTGCGTTTGGTTCCAAAGATCGCAAACGCGGAACCGGAGGTTTGTTCCGTGATTTTGGTTGGGAACAAATCACGTCCAGTCAGTTGCGACGTCGCTTCACGCTGCGACCCGGCCTCGAGCGTTCCTTGGACGCTCTTTCCAGTCATGTCTCGGGCGGTGTATTGAAACGTTGGCATAGTGACAGAGCGGCGGGAAGCAGGTGGGCGTGATGGAAGGCGATGCGCGTTTTGGTGTCGGGCGAGAAGCCCAGACAACCTGGATGACGGTCAGCAAGTCGCGGGCTAGAGAGCCTCGCCCTTGGTAACACGAAGGACTTCGTCAACGCTGGTCACGCCGGCGACGACTTTGTCCCAGGCATCCATCCGAAGCGTTCGCATGCCTTCCTTGACAGCTTGTCGACGGATGTCCCAGCTGCTGGCACGGTTCTGAGCCATCTCGCGAATTTGCTCGCTGCTGACGAGCAGTTCGTAGATCCCCAAACGACCGGAGTAACCAACATTGCGGCACTCCCGACAACCGACGCTGCGAAAGATCTCTTTGCCTGCGATCTCATCCCAAGGAAAATCCTTGGGCAAATCGTCTTGTTCGGGAATGAATGACTCCTTGCAGTGCTGGCACAAACGTCGAAGCAGTCGCTGAGCCATCACGGCCTCCACCGTCCCTGCGACCAAGAACGGTTCCACGCCCATGTCGACCATCCGCGTGAACGCACCAGCGGCATCGTTGGTGTGCAAGGTGCTGAACACCATGTGACCTGTCAGCGATGCCTGGGTGGCATTCTCTGCCGTTTCCAAGTCGCGAATTTCGCCGACCAGCACGATGTCCGGGTCGTGACGCAGAATGCTTCGAAGCGAAGCAGCGAAGGTCAATCCGATCTTGGAGTGAACCTGGATCTGGTTGATGCCATCGAGCTGATACTCAACGGGATCTTCCGTCGTGATGATTTTGTTTTCGGGGCTGCGGATCTCCAACAAACTGCTGTACAGCGTCGTCGTTTTACCACTCCCGGTCGGTCCGGTGACCAACACGATGCCGTGTGGCAATTTGATCAGCTGGCTGAACCGATCGTAGATTTCCTTGGACATCCCCAGTCCCTGCAGATCAAACACCATCGACGATTTGTCGAGGACACGCATGACCAGGCCTTCACCGTGGATCATGGGGATCACGCTGAGACGAATGTCGACCTCGCGGCCGTGCACACGGAGTTTGATCCGGCCGTCTTGTGGCAGTCGCTTCTCCGCGATGTTCAACCGGGCCATGATCTTCAAGCGGCTGATCATCGCGGCTTGGAAACGGTTGATTTCGGGTGGCACAGGTTGAGGGTGCAAGATCCCGTCGATCCGGTACCGAATCACCAGCCCATCCGACTGCGATTCGATGTGAATGTCACTGGCACGCGAATCAACGGCTTCAATCAGAATCTCGTTGACCAGCCGAACAACCGAGGCTTCTTGAGCCATTTCGGAGAGTTCACTGCCATCGGTTTCGATGCCTTCGAGCAATTCGATTTCATCATCGCCGGCGGCTGCGACCAAGCCTTCCACCGTTTCACTACCGACACCGAGGTGTTTCTTCACCAAACGGCTGATTTCGGCACGCTCGGCAACAACGGGAACCACCGTTTTGCCAGTCGTCGCGCAGGCTTCATCCAGCGGGTACAGGTCAAACGGGTCGGCGGTCGCAACCAGCAACGCCCCGTCTTCCCAACCAATTGGGAACATGGAATGGCGATAGATCAGTTTCTGTGGAAAGCCCTCGAGGGCAGACAGATCGATTTCCGATGTTCGCAGGTCGCGAAATTCCAGCCCAACCTCATCAGCAATCGCCGACAAGGCATCTCGCGCCGAGACGTATCCCAATGTGACCGCATTGTCGACGACCGACTGAGGGTCGCCGTTGCGGCTTTGCTCCAATTGCTGGGACGTCAGCAGTCCGCGTCGTTGCAGAATCTCGCCAGCATGCATGATCATCTTCCTCTTCCTCCGCCTGTTTGTCCGCCGCGACCACCGCGACCTGTGTCACCTCCTCCTCCGCCTCCGAGTCCCGTTCCACCGCGGCCTGCATCACCTCCGCGTCCCCCGGTGCCTCCAGCAGCTCCTCCTCCGCCGCCAAATCGCGATCGGAAGAACTCAATTCGCCGCTGAACATCTTCGGCTGACGAGCCAGTTGGTGCAGACCCCGAAGCTCCACTGCTGGAACTTCCTGAGGTTGAGGTTGCTGTGGTGGCTTTCACACCCAGCATGGACTCCAACGCTTGTTGTAACACTTCTGCGCGGACACCACCTGCGATTGGCATCACCACCGTTTGTTCTTCTTGTTCCATCCCTTGTTGATCCAAGATCTCAACGAGTTCCTGAACCTGTTGGAAATCTTGCGGTGTGGCCGTCACGACCAAAGAGTTGCTGCGTTCGTCCACGGCGACAATGATTTTTGTCGGTTCGCTCTTGGCTTTCTCGGCTGTTCCGCCACCGCCGCCTCCTCGTCCTCCGCGCCCACCGCCACGCAGTGCGTTGATGATGTCTTCCGGTGAAGATTGACGGCCACCGCCACCTCCGGCGCTTTGCTCTTGAAACATTTTCTCAGCGAACACGGCCTTCACAAGCGTCGCGACATCCGATGCTTCTTGATAGATCACAGGAATCAACCTGGGTTGTGGCACCGTGCGAACCAACTCCGGACTTTCTTCTTGATCAATTTCTCGAATGACCAAGCGGATGAATTCCAAGTCCGCCGGACTGGCCTGGACGATCAGCGAATTCAGGTGCCCATCGGCGACAATGTTGACGCTGCCGCGACTGGTCAAAATCGAACGACTGCTGGAGACCTCTTCGCCTCCACCGCCGCCCATTCCCAGCAAACCGCCGAGCATCCCACCGCCGAGACCACCCATCACCGACTCGGTGAGAGATCCGGAGGAGGATTCTGAGCCGCCGAGCACGCTGGCAACCAATTCCGAAGCCACTTCGGCTTTGATGTATTTTAAACGGAAGATGGTCGGCAGATCGCTCGCCATTCCTGACGATGTGCTGATGGAACTGAGCAACTGTTCAAAGGCATCGAGAGCTTCGCTGTCTTTGGATGCAATGACCAAACCCGCGGGAGTCATTTGCACAACAATCTCAGCACCGGCGTTTGGATTCGCGAACTCGTCTTGCAACAAGGTGGGACCAGCGACCGCTGCTTCGGAATCCAGCTCAGAAGGATCCGCACCGGACGATGCGTTGACGTCGAAATCGTCAAATGCACGAACCAAGTATTGGTCATCCGCACGGGAATCCCGGCGATTCCAGGACGCCTCTTGATCCAGAACACGTTGCCTCGGTTGGCCGATGGGTTGTGTGTCTCGGCCCCCTTCTTGCAGCTGTTCGTCCTCCGAAGAGGTCGGCACGATCACTCGCAAGCGATTCTCACGCCCGGTCATTGGCCACAAACTTTCCAGTTGCCGCAACGTTTGATTGGCCGACGATCCCGTCATTGGCAGAACGCGAACGTTTTCACCCAAGCCGCCTGCCAGTGGATCGTTTTCCAGTTCATCAATCAGCCGTTTCACAGTTTCGATTTGGGCTGTCGTTCCACGAACCCAGAGCCGTCCTGTTTCCGGATCGCCGTCGACGGTGGGACCTTGCCCGCCAGCCTCGGTGACGCCGAAGAATTTATTGATTGTCAGCAATGCGTTGGCTGGTTCCAACCGACGCAGATTGATGATGGCGAAGTTGTCGCCATCACCTTCCAGTTCCGCGATTGTTTCGGCGATCAGAGCCTGAGTTTCCGGACGAGCGGAAGCGACAATCACACCGCGTTTGGTATCCAACGCGATGCGAGTCTCGGGCGTCCCAGCCAACATGGTTTGCAGCACATCAAACGCGGTTTGCATGTTGGCCGAAGCGACCGCGTGGGTCTTCAACACTGGTTTGATGATTTCGACCTCTTCCGCGTCTTCGCTGCCCGGCATCGCCTTGTCGGCTTTGGTGAAGATGCTTTTCAGCAGCGACAACTTGGCGGGTGAGCCAGTCGCAAAGACTCGGTCGCCGTACAGCGACACCGAAATGCGAAGGTCATCACCGAGGTTCACGCCGGGTTCCAATCCAACCAACGGACGAGCGACTTCGAGAATTTCTTCTGCGGCGCGGTGTTGGAGCGTGATTTCAACCACGCTGGACTGAGCTTCCTCCGCCGCGGACAACACGGACTCAATGGTTCTTAGCTTCCCAACGGTCTCGGTCACGACGACTTGGCGTGCTCCGGCGAGAACGTTGATTCGTCCCCATGGACCAATGATCTGCGCCAGCTCTTCACGAGCTTCCTCGGGCGACAATCCGCCGAGGGGGAAGACACAGCGAACGATGTCGCTGTTGCCGCGTTGATCGAATGTATCGGGAGTGACCAATTCGGCCATTTCGCTGATCAGCTTCTCTGCGTTTTCTGCTTCGAGGTCAACGAGCAGCAGCATGCGTCCTCGGCGAACCACGGCCCATCCTCGGTCCAGCAGCAGACGATTGATCAGGTCCAGACCTTCCCCGACGGAATAGGTTTGAGTGGGGTCACTGAAGTTGACCGTCCCAGCCGGCGACCCGTCCATTTGCAAGGACAAATCAGCTTGTTCGGAGAACCAGCGAAGCACATCCGACCACGGTGCCCCCGAGAAATTGAAGCTCAATTCCTTGTCGGCGCTGGGAACCGTGGTTGCCGGAGCCGATGTGATCGGGCCAGCGGGGACGTCAACGCTGGCGTCCTGTGCTACGGCCGAACCGGATGCCAGCACCAAGATCCCGGCCACAGCCACCCCTCGGATTGCGAGCTGCTTCCAGTGAGATCGCTTGCGACCGGCTTGACTAAGGGCGATGTCGATCGGCGAAGGGTTCCGTCCACTGGAATCGGAACTTCGGGAAGACAAAGCGTTCGCGGCTTGCGTCGCGTTGGGAACAATTCGATTCATTTCGATAGATAAGATTTAGGATCGAGCTGGACGAAGCGGAAATCGTTTGCCTGGACTCGGGTGTCAGGATAGTTGCCCGAAAAGCAACGGCACGAGTAAATGGTCCCGTTCCGTCATGAACTAACCCCTCCCGGCCACAAAAGTTCCGACGGGGAGCGTTCCTGCTCAAGCAAATCGCCGGATTGTGCCAATCATTCCGCCTCAGGTCCCCCCACCGGCTGGCATCTGATGTCAGATTGGGTTTGCCGCCTCTCTAAACCTGCTATGCTGGCAACTCGCCTCTGACGGCCCACCATCAACCGATCCAGCACCACTTAGAAGCATGCTGACCAAGCAACGAAAACTGATCCTCACTGACATTCAGCGCGACATGATGCGGGCCGCAGGCCAAGCCAATGCCGCCCTGATGGACTTCATCCGGCCGCATGTCAAACCCGGCATCACAACGGGCAAAATTGACCAAATGGTCCACGACTGGACCTACGGGCACGGGTACCGAGCAGCAACCCTGGGGTATCAGAAGTACCCGAAAAGCTGTTGCACCAGCGTCAACGAAGTGATCT
Proteins encoded:
- a CDS encoding type II secretion system F family protein, encoding MPTFQYTARDMTGKSVQGTLEAGSQREATSQLTGRDLFPTKITEQTSGSAFAIFGTKRKKVKGQIMATFYGQMASLLRSGVPMIRSLTILGEQSSTPVLGEVLAEIRGRVEDGEPIGDTMARYPGVFSDMAVNMVRAGTEGGFLEDALDRVGVFTELQEDLKGRTVSAMAYPVFLFTIGSVVISALLVFFVPKFDMLFDRLRQKGEMPAMTEALLGFSNFLQGYGWILIVVAVGLIIFIRQQLQTDRGQDLFDKIKLKVPVLGDILMNLSVARFCRVLGTLLANGVPILKSLDISRTATGNRLLSRSIADASENIRSGESLAKPLRQSGYFPISVVEMISVGEESNSLDRVLPEIADSLEKRTFRRLDLFVRLLEPIMLLVMAILVLGVVMALLVPVLKSSTSL
- a CDS encoding GspE/PulE family protein — encoded protein: MIMHAGEILQRRGLLTSQQLEQSRNGDPQSVVDNAVTLGYVSARDALSAIADEVGLEFRDLRTSEIDLSALEGFPQKLIYRHSMFPIGWEDGALLVATADPFDLYPLDEACATTGKTVVPVVAERAEISRLVKKHLGVGSETVEGLVAAAGDDEIELLEGIETDGSELSEMAQEASVVRLVNEILIEAVDSRASDIHIESQSDGLVIRYRIDGILHPQPVPPEINRFQAAMISRLKIMARLNIAEKRLPQDGRIKLRVHGREVDIRLSVIPMIHGEGLVMRVLDKSSMVFDLQGLGMSKEIYDRFSQLIKLPHGIVLVTGPTGSGKTTTLYSSLLEIRSPENKIITTEDPVEYQLDGINQIQVHSKIGLTFAASLRSILRHDPDIVLVGEIRDLETAENATQASLTGHMVFSTLHTNDAAGAFTRMVDMGVEPFLVAGTVEAVMAQRLLRRLCQHCKESFIPEQDDLPKDFPWDEIAGKEIFRSVGCRECRNVGYSGRLGIYELLVSSEQIREMAQNRASSWDIRRQAVKEGMRTLRMDAWDKVVAGVTSVDEVLRVTKGEAL
- a CDS encoding secretin N-terminal domain-containing protein yields the protein MNRIVPNATQAANALSSRSSDSSGRNPSPIDIALSQAGRKRSHWKQLAIRGVAVAGILVLASGSAVAQDASVDVPAGPITSAPATTVPSADKELSFNFSGAPWSDVLRWFSEQADLSLQMDGSPAGTVNFSDPTQTYSVGEGLDLINRLLLDRGWAVVRRGRMLLLVDLEAENAEKLISEMAELVTPDTFDQRGNSDIVRCVFPLGGLSPEEAREELAQIIGPWGRINVLAGARQVVVTETVGKLRTIESVLSAAEEAQSSVVEITLQHRAAEEILEVARPLVGLEPGVNLGDDLRISVSLYGDRVFATGSPAKLSLLKSIFTKADKAMPGSEDAEEVEIIKPVLKTHAVASANMQTAFDVLQTMLAGTPETRIALDTKRGVIVASARPETQALIAETIAELEGDGDNFAIINLRRLEPANALLTINKFFGVTEAGGQGPTVDGDPETGRLWVRGTTAQIETVKRLIDELENDPLAGGLGENVRVLPMTGSSANQTLRQLESLWPMTGRENRLRVIVPTSSEDEQLQEGGRDTQPIGQPRQRVLDQEASWNRRDSRADDQYLVRAFDDFDVNASSGADPSELDSEAAVAGPTLLQDEFANPNAGAEIVVQMTPAGLVIASKDSEALDAFEQLLSSISTSSGMASDLPTIFRLKYIKAEVASELVASVLGGSESSSGSLTESVMGGLGGGMLGGLLGMGGGGGEEVSSSRSILTSRGSVNIVADGHLNSLIVQASPADLEFIRLVIREIDQEESPELVRTVPQPRLIPVIYQEASDVATLVKAVFAEKMFQEQSAGGGGGRQSSPEDIINALRGGGRGGRGGGGGGTAEKAKSEPTKIIVAVDERSNSLVVTATPQDFQQVQELVEILDQQGMEQEEQTVVMPIAGGVRAEVLQQALESMLGVKATTATSTSGSSSSGASGSAPTGSSAEDVQRRIEFFRSRFGGGGGAAGGTGGRGGDAGRGGTGLGGGGGGDTGRGGRGGQTGGGRGR